A region from the Benincasa hispida cultivar B227 chromosome 10, ASM972705v1, whole genome shotgun sequence genome encodes:
- the LOC120087736 gene encoding la-related protein 6C, producing the protein MAQPNSEDKVSENPEMEVKKEIIYGDGDGSSNSNIANLAFRFNAQAPEFFPRTQTTQMPVTGYFHPYFHFLGGGPASSDWFFIGDQEPAYLIPNPNIQLPNFSKHARSEEIQQKIIKQVEYQLSDMSLLANETLSKHISKDPDGYVAISILSATKKVKSLSTNNSFIVQALRSSSRLVVSADGKKVRRKVPFTDKDREELLSRSVVAENLPENHSHHNLEKIFSVVGSVKTIRICHPPDSNPCCSKGELLISNKLHALVEYESPELAERAVEKLNDERNWRKGLRVRLMLRRSPKSVLKTRKSEFDSILDDDDSPSPVSVEESSLPNISDLIVDCNSEENSTSSKKSWGRGRGKGRGRIHSHLDRSYSLPVTSSLQTSGQVLCEASSKLTSKSPRMPDGTKGFTMGRGRPFSSKPLFNRLVD; encoded by the exons ATGGCGCAACCGAATTCGGAAGACAAAGTGAGTGAAAACCCTGAAATGGAGGTCAAAAAAGAAATTATCTATGGCGATGGCGATGGAAGTAGCAACAGTAACATTGCTAATTTGGCCTTCAGATTCAATGCTCAAGCGCCCGAGTTTTTCCCTAGAACGCAAACCACCCAGATGCCTGTTACCGGCTATTTTCACCCTTATTTCCATTTTCTTGGTGGGGGTCCTGCTTCTTCAGATTGGTTCTTTATTGGGGATCAAGAACCTGCTTATTTGATCCCTAATCCCAACATTCAGCTGCCTAATTTCTCTAAGCATGCCCGTTCTGAAGAAATTCAGCAAAAAATCATCAAACAG GTAGAATATCAGCTCAGTGACATGAGTCTTCTTGCAAATGAGACTCTTTCAAAGCACATTAGTAAAGATCCTGATGGTTATG TTGCGATTTCTATTCTTTCGGCGACGAAAAAAGTGAAGTCCCTCTCAACCAACAACAGTTTCATAGTTCAAGCTCTCCGCTCCTCTTCAAGGCTT GTTGTCAGTGCTGATGGTAAGAAAGTTAGGCGTAAGGTTCCATTCACAGACAAGGACAGAGAGGAATTGCTG TCCCGCTCAGTTGTTGCTGAGAATTTGCCTGAAAATCACTCTCATCACAACCTGGAGAAAATATTTAGTGTGGTCGGAAG TGTGAAGACTATCCGAATCTGCCATCCCCCGGATTCAAATCCCTGCTGCTCTAAAGGTGAATTGCTCATCAGTAATAAG CTTCATGCACTTGTGGAATACGAGTCGCCAGAGTTGGCTGAAAGAGCG GTTGAGAAGTTAAATGATGAGAGAAACTGGAGGAAAGGACTCCGAGTTAGGTTAATGCTCAGACGCTCG CCGAAGTCTGTTCTCAAGACTCGAAAATCAGAATTTGATAGCATTTTGGATGATGATGATTCACCATCTCCTGTATCCGTTGAAGAGTCCTCGCTGCCAAATATCAGTGACCTGATTGTTGATTGCAAT TCTGAAGAGAACTCTACATCATCTAAGAAAAGCTGGGGTCGAGGACGTGGGAAGGGACGTGGACGAATTCATAGCCATCTCGACCGTAGCTATAGCTTGCCAGTTACATCATCTCTGCAGACGAGTGGCCAGGTTTTGTGTGAAGCATCTTCCAAACTTACTTCAAAGAGTCCAAGAATGCCTGATGGAACTAAAGGTTTCACTATGGGAAGAGGCAGGCCGTTCAGCTCTAAACCATTATTCAATAGGCTTGTTGACTGA